One region of Marivirga arenosa genomic DNA includes:
- a CDS encoding LacI family DNA-binding transcriptional regulator — protein sequence MSKHNIRLKDIAKELGLSVPSVSRALNNKPDISESTKKKVFELAEKLHYQRNEFAVNFKNQQSFIIGAIIPQIVHHFFSNVINGIITEAEKAGYGIMLYQSNESYQSELRGVQTFQRSMIDGLIISLSDSTTNVDHLRSLQNHNVPVVMIDKVSNALETAKIICDDFKGAFEATEHLVQIGKTKIAHITGSLEPHTTKERYRGYKAALKQHNLELKDHFIKKCNLVSQEDGYNATLELMKQHDKPNAIFCATDPAAIGAIKALKKLNIKIPEEVAVMGFSDWNMSSVIDPPLSSVIQPDQEMGKKAVELIINEIELSKQNKPVQYKTHVMETSLILRESTLGNKNE from the coding sequence ATGAGTAAACATAACATTAGGTTAAAAGACATAGCAAAAGAATTAGGACTGAGTGTCCCCTCAGTTTCTCGCGCTTTAAACAATAAACCTGACATCAGCGAAAGCACTAAAAAAAAGGTATTTGAATTAGCAGAGAAGCTTCATTATCAGCGAAATGAATTCGCAGTTAACTTCAAGAATCAGCAATCCTTCATTATAGGAGCTATCATTCCCCAAATCGTGCATCACTTTTTCTCAAATGTTATTAATGGCATTATTACAGAAGCAGAAAAAGCGGGTTACGGCATTATGCTGTATCAAAGTAATGAATCCTATCAATCAGAATTGAGAGGGGTTCAAACCTTTCAGAGAAGTATGATAGATGGACTTATTATTTCATTATCAGACAGCACCACCAATGTAGATCATCTTAGGAGTTTGCAAAATCATAATGTACCCGTGGTGATGATTGATAAAGTAAGCAATGCTCTAGAAACGGCTAAAATTATTTGCGATGATTTTAAAGGGGCTTTTGAAGCAACTGAGCATTTAGTGCAAATTGGCAAAACTAAAATCGCCCATATCACAGGCTCATTAGAGCCTCATACTACAAAAGAAAGGTATAGAGGGTATAAAGCTGCTTTGAAGCAACATAATCTCGAACTCAAAGATCATTTTATAAAAAAATGTAACTTAGTATCACAAGAAGATGGATATAACGCCACCCTTGAATTAATGAAGCAGCATGATAAACCCAACGCCATATTTTGCGCTACTGACCCAGCTGCAATTGGAGCCATAAAAGCCTTAAAAAAATTGAATATAAAAATTCCAGAAGAAGTGGCCGTGATGGGATTTAGTGATTGGAATATGTCTTCTGTTATTGATCCTCCCCTTTCATCTGTAATTCAACCCGACCAAGAAATGGGCAAAAAAGCTGTAGAATTAATTATAAATGAAATTGAATTGAGCAAACAGAATAAACCCGTGCAGTATAAGACCCACGTAATGGAAACCTCCTTAATATTACGTGAATCTACATTGGGCAATAAAAATGAATGA
- a CDS encoding T9SS type A sorting domain-containing protein, with protein MKYKYINFIVTLVFLLGFASSSFGQDRRFTINGAAEKCPSSEISYSYTFNPLIGEEGCTYSSRKWNVTGGTIVGNDNGGTVLVRWGSGATGTVSVTFTGKSDICIKNGDYASLTVTSKIPTTAPAAPTGITIDNPVSSFCPSDVISLEATVDPDLNADGDSKNNVDYIWERKIGEGSWGGRRRTSSKTLNWTVPNLNINTDDSEDIVFRVKTVYRNCSSGAVESAFSGESATSFINIRPPLPDYDIINKSCNSESGIRINSIGGAGDLQTEFRIQDFPGSMPTFKRSDLPLRLNIDPGSYVLKLQYKNNPICTRILDFNIEDETVDLTVSFSNISNVSCFGGSDGAATINVTGGSGSYTYKLNGSAVTSNISGLAAGSYTVDVNEGINCVGQETFTISQPDAALEITNAYASRDDLNGFDISCKGGSNGQIAVEAIGGTPPYRYSINGITYTGNLTGLSAGTYNVYVKDDKGCVATYSETVTLVEPDQITASITKTNPICAFDNSGAITVSNATGGTGTYMYSLNDVDYLTTNTFTGRSAGSYTVWIKDQNGCKKSYAVTLEDPEEITFGVSTINQSCPSNLDGSITIENVTYGTAPYQYSIDGAFFKSDNTYDFLETGTYPVTVRDDNQCTKTINVFVAINDPLELTPVFSSYNGYEISCSGAEDGSIEVNVAGGTGADYTYSWSGFPDNTSNRLEGLEAGTYTVEVTDGRACSIIKSYTLTEPSPLRADALISDYDGFNISCFGFNDGAIQVEATGGTTPYSYLWSTGETTPNITDLTAGDYSVEITDFNGCSITENYSLTEPDQLNFLEPQITDVECFGDASGQVILYTSGGVSDKQFSMDGINFQSENVFNNLMAGDYTFYVRDANNCADQIELNISQPSRLNVSIVNAGNARCGDAVGFAKASIEGGIEPYNVQWVNNAGEVVEQGLELNNVLADIYRVIVNDANNCVDESIVYITSTDGPQVSVDYIYPTSCFDSADGRASISISGDGPFDVSWANGEIGKSATELVSGINAAKITDVNGCVVVKQIDVPSPEPIVISIVESILPTCYNGADGSIEVDITGGTGDYDISWSNGSSTKSISNIASGTYNITVSDENGCSLTKSIFIGEKEPLDLEIIEVINPSCVGSSNGSIEVKAIGGNKGYTYKWNNGKIGAKLTEVSAGNYSVTVIDSEGCTFEEPITIVDPEPFQIQVDTELEICTGSSFITDYNIPGAVKYFWSSENGFESDQRIVELSTEGTYQLTVENENGCIATENFELIVSDDLLSADMTMASEAIIGDTIVVIDISWPIPDEVSWEIPEGVTVLEENNDYVSLIFNQEGSFELGLEVKQAECLDYYSQIINISSKSQEENSNQRNFGISEKLIKKFNVYPNPIVNNFNIDIELSQKHDLSVNIIDLKGNRIIFNESFKDKIEYLIPMKDILNSGVYIVRINVGGESSYKRIIVR; from the coding sequence ATGAAATATAAATATATTAATTTTATCGTAACCCTTGTATTCTTATTAGGCTTTGCAAGTAGTAGCTTTGGTCAAGATAGAAGATTTACAATAAATGGGGCAGCAGAGAAGTGTCCGAGTTCCGAAATATCTTATAGTTACACTTTTAATCCTTTAATAGGTGAAGAAGGGTGTACATATAGTAGCCGGAAGTGGAATGTAACAGGTGGGACAATTGTAGGGAATGATAATGGAGGCACAGTATTGGTTAGATGGGGAAGTGGTGCAACTGGTACAGTTTCTGTAACATTTACCGGTAAAAGCGATATTTGTATAAAAAATGGTGATTATGCTTCTCTCACGGTTACATCAAAAATACCAACAACAGCACCAGCAGCTCCTACAGGTATTACAATTGATAATCCTGTCAGTAGTTTTTGTCCTAGTGATGTAATTTCTTTGGAAGCCACAGTGGATCCTGATCTTAATGCAGATGGAGATAGCAAGAATAACGTAGATTATATTTGGGAAAGAAAAATTGGAGAAGGTAGTTGGGGAGGTAGAAGAAGGACGTCAAGTAAAACTTTGAACTGGACTGTGCCCAATTTAAATATAAATACCGATGATTCAGAAGATATAGTGTTTCGGGTTAAAACTGTTTATCGAAATTGTTCCAGTGGTGCAGTAGAATCTGCTTTTTCTGGCGAAAGTGCTACCTCATTCATAAATATCCGACCACCACTTCCAGATTATGATATTATAAACAAGTCATGCAATTCAGAATCTGGAATTAGAATCAATTCTATTGGAGGTGCGGGTGATCTACAAACTGAATTTAGAATTCAGGATTTCCCAGGGTCAATGCCAACATTTAAAAGATCAGATTTACCACTAAGGCTAAATATAGATCCGGGTTCATATGTTTTAAAATTACAGTACAAAAACAATCCTATTTGTACGCGAATTCTGGATTTTAATATTGAAGATGAAACTGTAGATCTTACAGTCAGTTTTTCTAATATATCGAATGTATCATGTTTTGGTGGAAGTGACGGAGCAGCTACTATCAATGTAACAGGTGGGAGTGGATCGTATACATATAAATTGAATGGTAGTGCTGTCACAAGCAACATCAGCGGTTTAGCTGCAGGTTCTTACACTGTCGATGTTAATGAAGGAATTAACTGCGTTGGACAAGAAACATTTACTATTTCCCAACCCGATGCAGCCCTGGAAATAACAAACGCTTATGCCTCTAGAGATGATTTAAATGGTTTTGATATTTCATGTAAGGGTGGTAGCAATGGTCAAATTGCAGTAGAGGCAATAGGGGGTACCCCTCCTTACAGATACAGCATAAATGGTATCACCTATACAGGTAATCTTACTGGTTTAAGTGCAGGAACTTATAATGTCTATGTAAAGGATGATAAGGGTTGTGTGGCTACCTATTCTGAAACAGTGACATTAGTTGAACCTGATCAAATTACAGCAAGTATTACAAAAACTAATCCGATTTGTGCCTTTGACAATAGCGGTGCTATAACAGTTAGTAATGCGACAGGTGGCACTGGCACCTATATGTACTCCCTTAATGATGTAGACTATCTTACTACAAACACATTTACAGGAAGATCAGCTGGAAGCTATACCGTCTGGATAAAAGACCAGAACGGGTGTAAAAAATCATATGCGGTCACATTGGAAGATCCAGAGGAGATAACTTTTGGTGTAAGCACAATTAATCAGAGCTGTCCATCTAACCTGGATGGTTCTATTACAATAGAGAATGTAACTTATGGAACTGCTCCGTACCAGTATTCAATTGACGGGGCATTCTTCAAGAGTGATAATACATATGATTTTCTCGAAACTGGTACTTACCCTGTAACGGTTCGGGATGATAATCAATGTACGAAGACCATAAATGTATTTGTAGCCATTAATGATCCTCTGGAGCTTACTCCGGTTTTTTCAAGCTATAATGGGTACGAAATTTCTTGTTCTGGTGCTGAAGATGGTAGTATTGAAGTAAATGTTGCAGGAGGCACTGGAGCTGATTATACGTATTCCTGGAGCGGTTTTCCAGACAATACAAGCAATCGTCTAGAAGGTCTTGAAGCGGGCACTTATACAGTTGAAGTGACGGATGGCAGAGCCTGTTCAATTATAAAAAGTTATACGCTTACTGAACCTTCTCCACTTCGAGCTGATGCTTTGATAAGCGATTATGATGGTTTTAATATAAGTTGCTTTGGATTTAATGATGGTGCCATTCAAGTGGAAGCCACTGGTGGCACCACTCCTTATTCTTACTTATGGTCTACCGGAGAAACTACACCAAATATCACTGATTTAACTGCCGGTGACTACAGTGTAGAAATTACGGATTTCAATGGTTGTTCTATAACTGAAAATTATTCGCTTACTGAACCGGATCAATTAAATTTTCTTGAACCTCAAATTACTGATGTTGAGTGTTTTGGTGATGCTTCAGGTCAAGTAATTTTATATACTTCAGGAGGAGTTAGCGATAAACAATTTTCAATGGATGGGATTAACTTTCAGAGCGAAAATGTTTTTAATAATTTAATGGCAGGTGATTATACTTTCTATGTAAGGGATGCAAATAATTGCGCTGATCAAATTGAATTGAATATTTCACAACCAAGTAGATTGAATGTTTCAATAGTTAATGCCGGAAACGCTCGTTGTGGCGATGCAGTGGGTTTTGCTAAAGCTTCTATTGAAGGAGGAATTGAACCGTATAACGTACAATGGGTAAATAATGCGGGCGAAGTTGTTGAACAAGGCTTAGAACTTAATAACGTTTTAGCAGATATTTATAGGGTTATAGTAAATGACGCCAATAATTGTGTGGATGAAAGTATTGTTTATATCACGAGTACTGATGGGCCTCAAGTGAGCGTTGACTACATATATCCAACAAGTTGTTTTGACTCAGCTGATGGGAGGGCTTCTATATCAATTTCAGGTGATGGACCGTTTGATGTTAGTTGGGCTAATGGGGAAATCGGTAAATCGGCAACAGAATTAGTTTCAGGTATAAATGCTGCTAAAATAACAGATGTAAATGGTTGTGTTGTTGTTAAACAGATTGATGTCCCTTCACCAGAACCTATAGTTATTTCTATTGTCGAAAGCATCCTTCCTACTTGTTACAACGGAGCGGATGGTTCTATTGAGGTAGATATAACAGGAGGAACTGGAGATTATGATATTTCGTGGTCAAATGGAAGTTCTACAAAATCGATTTCCAATATTGCTAGCGGTACCTACAATATTACAGTTTCTGATGAAAATGGTTGTTCTTTAACTAAAAGTATTTTTATAGGAGAAAAAGAGCCGCTAGATTTGGAAATTATAGAAGTAATTAATCCATCCTGTGTTGGCAGTTCGAATGGAAGTATTGAAGTTAAAGCAATTGGTGGTAATAAAGGCTATACCTATAAATGGAATAATGGAAAAATTGGAGCTAAATTGACCGAGGTTTCAGCTGGTAATTATTCAGTTACGGTGATTGATTCTGAAGGGTGTACATTTGAAGAGCCTATTACCATAGTTGATCCAGAACCTTTTCAGATACAAGTTGATACAGAATTAGAGATTTGTACTGGGTCCTCCTTTATTACCGATTACAATATTCCAGGAGCTGTCAAGTATTTTTGGAGTTCCGAAAATGGTTTTGAAAGTGATCAGCGAATAGTAGAGTTATCAACAGAAGGTACTTATCAATTAACTGTTGAAAACGAAAATGGCTGTATTGCTACTGAGAATTTTGAATTAATTGTATCTGATGATTTATTAAGTGCTGATATGACAATGGCCTCAGAGGCAATTATTGGGGATACCATTGTAGTTATTGATATAAGCTGGCCAATTCCTGATGAAGTAAGTTGGGAAATTCCGGAAGGTGTCACTGTATTAGAAGAAAATAATGATTATGTATCTTTAATATTTAATCAGGAAGGCTCTTTTGAACTAGGTTTAGAAGTAAAACAAGCAGAATGTTTAGATTACTATTCACAAATAATCAATATTTCATCCAAGAGTCAGGAAGAAAATTCCAATCAAAGAAATTTCGGGATTTCAGAGAAGCTAATCAAAAAATTTAATGTATATCCTAATCCAATAGTCAATAATTTTAATATTGATATTGAACTATCTCAAAAACACGATTTATCTGTAAATATTATAGATTTGAAAGGAAATAGGATCATATTCAATGAGAGTTTTAAAGACAAAATTGAGTATTTGATACCTATGAAAGACATACTCAATTCTGGTGTTTATATCGTGAGAATAAATGTGGGAGGTGAAAGTTCTTATAAAAGAATTATAGTCAGATGA
- a CDS encoding fibronectin type III domain-containing protein, whose translation MKLTRIYILAVIYFALVHYINGQAFSRDSILVKAKVYEDSVSLRWAPSNHIFWQKLNRTGYAIERYTIIRDSVLLDEKPKTTLSSLVKAFPLEKWESFVDANDYAAIAAQALYGSTFQFSNESSNDIASIVNTSKEQQTRFSFALFSADMSFKVAKYAGLGFSDLSIKDNETYLYRIIANNMDTTDYQYGFIYVDARKMSQLPPLQKPEADFGDGNVMLSWDIYKYKDFYTGYFVEKSYDSINFFKVNDKPFLSPDKQGFIYRKSDSLRANNEKVYYRIVGVDQFGDFGEPSEIVSGKGQMSMVERAVLSEYEISENTTRLKWTFPINQEQNIKGFYIERSDKQSGPFKRENNDLIEKSVREYTVKDNFNTSYFRITTKGVNDIEQQSFPILVQKIDSIPPDSPSELKYVVSSEGEVYLSWGENKEEDLLGYRIYRSNFENSEFSEITKSPVLGTTFTDRIEIKNLSKNIYYKLKAIDNRYNPSEFSDILKVKKPDFIPPVPPVLKNYEFTNDGIKIYWEKSYSSDINKYIIYRKREEALEWTDIGTKNRMSESFQDENIQNNKNYYYMVVAQDSMGLSSESSNIIKLKTQDKFFSFPDEFFTVLADEKGFIIKWQLSDDFIGEKVLIYKLIEDNVVLYATQEFDEFEFLDLSKSNEFLYYLQIKDKSGKYSSMKKYAK comes from the coding sequence ATGAAGTTGACAAGAATTTACATACTTGCCGTAATTTACTTTGCCCTTGTTCATTATATAAACGGACAAGCGTTTTCTAGAGATAGTATTTTAGTGAAAGCCAAGGTTTATGAGGATTCAGTTTCACTAAGATGGGCTCCTTCCAATCACATTTTCTGGCAGAAACTGAATAGGACGGGGTATGCTATTGAGCGATATACAATTATAAGAGATTCAGTTTTGCTCGATGAAAAGCCTAAAACAACACTATCTTCACTGGTGAAGGCTTTTCCGCTTGAAAAATGGGAGAGTTTTGTAGATGCGAACGATTATGCTGCAATTGCAGCTCAGGCACTTTATGGAAGTACCTTTCAATTTTCAAATGAATCTAGTAATGACATTGCTAGCATAGTGAACACCTCCAAGGAGCAACAGACCCGTTTTTCCTTTGCTTTATTTTCTGCCGATATGTCATTCAAGGTAGCTAAATATGCTGGTCTAGGCTTTTCAGATTTGAGTATTAAAGATAATGAAACCTACCTCTACCGCATAATAGCTAACAACATGGATACTACTGATTATCAATACGGTTTCATTTATGTGGATGCAAGGAAAATGAGTCAGTTACCTCCATTACAAAAACCTGAAGCAGATTTTGGAGATGGTAATGTGATGTTATCCTGGGACATCTATAAATATAAAGATTTTTATACCGGATATTTTGTTGAAAAATCTTATGATTCCATCAACTTTTTCAAAGTGAATGATAAGCCTTTTTTGTCTCCAGATAAGCAGGGCTTTATCTACCGGAAGAGTGATAGTCTTAGAGCGAATAATGAGAAGGTCTATTATCGTATTGTAGGAGTCGATCAGTTTGGCGATTTTGGCGAACCTTCCGAAATAGTATCAGGAAAAGGACAAATGTCCATGGTCGAACGTGCAGTTTTAAGTGAATATGAAATTTCAGAAAATACAACAAGGCTAAAATGGACTTTTCCGATAAATCAGGAGCAAAATATCAAGGGGTTTTATATTGAACGGAGTGATAAACAAAGTGGCCCCTTTAAAAGAGAAAATAATGATTTGATTGAAAAGTCTGTTAGGGAATATACTGTTAAAGACAATTTCAATACCTCCTACTTCAGAATAACTACAAAAGGTGTAAATGATATTGAACAACAGTCATTTCCAATTCTTGTACAGAAGATAGATAGTATTCCTCCTGATAGCCCTTCGGAATTAAAGTATGTTGTTTCTTCTGAGGGTGAAGTGTATCTGAGTTGGGGAGAAAATAAAGAGGAGGATTTACTTGGATATCGTATTTATAGATCCAACTTTGAAAACAGTGAATTTTCTGAAATAACCAAATCACCCGTTTTAGGAACTACTTTTACAGATCGCATTGAAATAAAAAATTTAAGTAAAAATATATATTATAAATTAAAAGCCATTGATAACAGGTACAACCCCTCTGAGTTTAGTGATATTTTGAAAGTAAAAAAACCTGATTTTATACCACCTGTCCCACCTGTTTTAAAAAATTATGAGTTTACAAATGATGGTATAAAGATATATTGGGAAAAAAGTTATAGTTCAGATATCAATAAGTATATAATTTACAGAAAAAGAGAAGAAGCTTTAGAATGGACTGATATAGGAACTAAAAATAGAATGAGTGAATCGTTTCAGGATGAGAATATTCAAAATAATAAGAATTACTATTATATGGTTGTCGCTCAAGATTCCATGGGATTAAGTTCTGAGTCATCGAATATTATAAAATTAAAAACGCAAGATAAATTTTTTTCTTTTCCAGATGAATTCTTTACAGTGCTTGCAGATGAAAAAGGGTTTATTATAAAATGGCAGCTTTCTGATGATTTCATTGGCGAGAAAGTTTTGATTTATAAATTAATAGAAGACAATGTGGTGCTATATGCAACGCAGGAATTTGATGAGTTTGAATTCTTAGATCTTTCAAAGTCTAATGAGTTTTTATATTACTTACAAATTAAGGATAAATCTGGAAAGTACTCAAGCATGAAAAAGTACGCTAAATAA